The Halogranum gelatinilyticum DNA segment AGCGACTCGGCGACGACCCACGCGACGAAGAGCAGATACGCGACGAGCAGCGTGTACGCCTCCAGGCTCGTCACGGAGAGGTCGGTCCGGAGGAAGGAAAAGAGAAGCACAGTCGCGAGCGTGAGAACGCCGAGCATCGGGACGGCGACGGCGAAGTCGATGGTGACGCTGCCGACGATGAGCACGCCGATAGGGATGGCGACGAGCAGGTCGAAGGTGTTCGAACCGAGGACGTTGCCGAGGCTCGTCACGCCCTTGTTAGCCTTCGCCGTGCGGACGCTGACGAGCGTGTCCGGCAGACTCGTGGCCGCCGCGATGATGGTCACGCCCGCGAGGAACTCGGGGATACCGAACGTCGTCCCGAGCGACTCGACGCCGCCGACCAGCTGCTCGACGGCGACGAGGATGACGAGCAGGCTGACTGCGAGCTTGCCCCACTCGCGGAAGATGGAGACCCCGTCGGTGACCGTCTCGCCGTCGTGGTCGTTGACGTCCTGCCACTGAATGAAGAGATACAGCCCGTAAAGGAGCAGGGGGAGCATGGCGAGCGGCCGGGTGACCTGGCCGGTCAGGACCGGTCCGCCCGGGACGGGCAGATAGATGACCGCGAGCGCGAAGGTGACGACGACCGTCGAGACGGCGATCATGTAGAACTGTGCCTCCTTGTAGACGATGGTCCGGTTCGTCTCCAAGTTCCCGTCGGAGACGATACCCGACAGCGCGGGGATGACAAGGATGTTGAAGATGGCCGAGCCGACGATGGCGCCGACACCCATGTCGAACGTCCCCGCGAGCGCGGTGAAGACGACGCTCGCCAACTCGGGGAAACTGGAGCCGACGGCGACGACGATAGACCCCTGGACGACCGCGGGGAGGCCGTAGTAGCCCGAGAGCCGTTCGGCCGACTCTTCGAGCCAGCTGCTGCCGAACCAGATGAAGCCGGTCGCGACGAGGATGACGAGCACGTTGACGACCGGCGTGTCCGGGAAGAGACCACCGAGGACCATTGGTACGTGGGTCCAGCAGTGAAACCGGTATAATCCTTCCGTACCACCGCGGAGTCGCCTTCATCGAGTCGGCTTCACCGAGCCGCCTTCACCGGGTCGTCCTCACGAGCTGCCCTACTTCTCGGCGTCGTCGTCGCCGAGGCCCGACTCATCGGCCTCCTCCAGGAAGCCGTGGTACGGGCAGACGTACTCGTCGCGGATCAGCTGTTCGTCGACGATGGTGAGACCGAGTCCGTCCAGTTCCTTGCTGATCCGGTTGAGGTCGTCGTGGTCTCTGCCGATGGCGTTGACGTAGACGTTGCGTTCGCCGGTCATGATCTCGCGGACGGCGGTCACCCCCTGGATATGCCGTGCCTCGTCGGCGAGCGTGTCCCGCTCCGGGACGGCCGCTGTACAGATGATCTTCGTGTACAGCGGGTAGCCAGCGAGGTCGTAGTCGATGTCGATGTGGTAGCCTCGGATGACGCCGCTCTCTTCGAGTTTGTTGAGGCGGGTCCGGACCGTACTCGACGACAGCCCGAGCTGTTCGGCGATGTCGGTGGACGACGTCCCGCGCGCGTCCTGCTGGAGATAGTACAGGATATGGCGGTCGACGGAGTCCAACTCACCCTCTTTCATTACTGGAGAGTGCTGGCGTGCCGGAGTGATATAGTCTTGTTCAGTCTCCGGGCCCCCCTCCCGACGGTCGACCTGCGACTGAAAACCTACATGATTGACGGAAACGGATTTTTGACGGGTGTATTTTGACGAACCGTCAAATCAATCGGTTTGTTTATGCATCTCCGTCCAAGAGTAGCCAGTAGACACAACGTGACTTCCTCTCGATTAGCGACACTCCATACGACAGCGGTTCGTTCACGACTCTCCTCCGACGGTTCGGCAGTTCTCAGCGCTGACCCGGCACAGAGCGACCGTGGCGGCGGACAGAGCGGTGGCCCTCCATGAAGGAGTTAGAACGGGACCTCGGACTTCCTGCGGTCCTCGCCATCAGTATCGGTGCGATGATCGGCAGTGGGATCTTCATCCTCCCGGCACTCGCACTCGAAATCGCCGGACCGGCGGTCATCCTCGCCTACGCCCTCGCGGGCCTTCTCGTCGTCCCGGCGGCCCTCTCGAAGTCCGAGATGGCGACCGCGATGCCCGAGGCCGGTGGGACGTACATCTACATCGAGCGCGGCATGGGACCGTTGCTCGGGACTATCGCCGGCATCGGCACGTGGTTCTCCCTCTCGTTCAAGGGCGCGCTCGCGCTCGTCGGCGGCGTTCCCTATCTGCTCTTGCTGTTCGACCTGCCGCTGAAGCCGGTCGCGCTCGGTCTCGCGGGGTTGCTCATCCTCATCAACCTCGTCGGCGCGAAACAGACCGGTCGGCTCCAGGTCGCCATCGTCGTCGTCATGCTGGCCGCCCTCGGCTGGTTCGCCGCCGGGAGCGCGCCGAGCGTCCAGTCGGCTAACTACGTCGGCTTCTTCGACTCGGGTCTCGAGGGCATCCTCGCGGCGACCGGACTGGTGTTCGTCTCGTATGCGGGCGTCACGAAAGTCGCGAGCGTTGCCGAAGAGGTCGAAGACCCCGGCCGGAACATCCCGCTCGGCATCCTCGGCTCGCTCGCGTTCACCACGGTGCTCTACGTCGCCATCGTGGCTGTGTTGGTCGGCGTGACCGACCCCGGCAGCGTCGCCGGGTCGCTGACGCCGGTCGCCGTCGCCGCGGAGGCGACGCTCGGCCAGTTCGGCGTCGTTGCCGTCATCGCCGCCGCGATTCTCGCGCTCATCTCGACGGCCAACGCGGGCATCCTCTCCTCGTCGCGCTATCCCTTCGCGATGAGCCGCGACCGCCTCGCCCCGCCGTCGCTCTCGAAGGTCTCCGAGCGGTTCGGGACGCCCGTCACCTCCATCACGCTCACGGGTGCGGTGCTCCTGCTGTTCATCGCGTTCGTCCCGATTCTGGACATCGCCAAACTCGCCAGCGCGTTCCAGATTCTGGTGTTCGCGCTCATCAACGTCGCCGTCATCGCCTTCCGCGAGGGTAGCGCGGAGTACGAACCCGAGTTCACCTCGCCGCTGTATCCCTGGATTCAGATCTTCGGTCTCGTCACCGGTGGACTCCTCCTGACGCAGATGGGCACGGTCGCCCTCGTCGGTGCGGCCGCCATCATAGTCGGCGGTGTCGCCTGGTTCTTCTTCTACGTCCGGCCCCGCGTTGACCGCGAGGGCGTAGCGACCGACGCGGTGCGCCGCCGTGTCGGCCGCGACCTCCTCTCGGAGACGGAGTCGGCCATGAACGACAGCCGTCGCGAGGTCCTCGTCGCGCTCACGAAGAACCTCGACGCCGACCGCGAGCGGTCGCTGGTCTCTATCGCCGCCGACCTCGTCCGGCCCGACGACGGCCGCGTGGTCGTCGTCCGATTCGAGGAGGTGCCCGACCAGGCACCGCTCACGGACGACCTGACGGTCCAGTCCCCCTCCGACCGCTCGTTCGAGACGCGGATGGCGTCGCTCTCGGAGGAGCTGGACGTCGACGTCGAGGCCGACGAGATCGTCAGCCACGACACGAAACACGCGGTCGTCAACTTCGCGGAAAACCGCGGAGTCGATACCATCATCGCCGAGCACGAACCGCTCCGGCTCCGCTCGCGGCTGCTCGGCGACCCCATCGACTGGGTCGTCCGCCACGCCTCGTGCGACGTCCTCCTCGTCGACAACCTCGGGTACGACCTGCCGGCACGCATCGCACTCTCCAGCGACGGCGGCCCCTATCCACCGCTGGCAGTGAACGTCGCCGAGGCGATCGCGAAGGCAGACGGGAGTAAACTCTCGCTGTGGTATCCCGAGAACTCGACGGAGAGCGACCAGTACAAGCGGACCATCGACGAGTATCAGTCCGAGCTCTCGGCACTGCTCTCCGTCCCGGTGCGTTCGGAGCTGTTCCGGGCCGACGGCGGGCAGCCGTCGACGCCGGACGTGGTGGTGCGTCCCGGTTCCGACGAACGGCTCCGCAACGTCCTGTTCGACGACGGCCCGGTCTTCCCGAGTCCGGGCTGTACGACCATCACCGTCTACCAGCACGAATCGAGCCGTCCGCGGCTCGGCCGTCGGCTCCTCGAACGAGTCACCTTCTGAGAGCGGCGCGGCAGGGCAGCCGTCCCCTGGCTGAATCCGGTCCGAAACGGGTTGACAGCCCCGGACCTCGAGTGGCCCATCGCCGTCTCGGGAGACCGTCCACGCGACGCGACTCCGAGACACCGCCGAACGTCGTGGTCCCGAGGCTAAGAGGCGGCTGTCTGGGTAAATAATAGTGTTTAATAAATGCAATGCTATTTGTTAAATCTGCAACTCTGAGACCCCTATGCTCTCTCACTGTTGGGCCACTCGGCGAGTCTCTGTCTCCGCTCGATACACTGCGAAGAGGACGGGGACCACCAAACCAAAGTAAGCTGATAAACCTCATAATACCGCCCTTGTTCGGCTCTTTCGCAGCGAACATTCAGCTTCGACACCTCGGGTGAGACCAAACTACGAGTCGGCTCGGACGCCGACGTCGATGGGCCGAGATGTCTAGAGAGCTGTTGGACGGACTGACTACAGTCGACTTCATAAGTTCTAGTAATTCACAATACTATCGCCGCTCGGCGACCGTTCGGTCTGCCGGTCGAGCGAAGTCTCCCGGCGGGGTCCGACGGCGTCATCCGAGGGACGCTCGACCCGTTCAGACGCCTCCGACGCCGGGGGTGACACCGGTGTCGACGGGTTCCGACAGGCTCCGGGCACCGAGTGCGATCCCCACCATCGACAGCCCGGTGACGAGGAGGTTCACGCCGAACATGACGCCGACCGCCCAGAGTGCGGTCGAGGGAAAGCCAGCCCACAGGAGGAGGGCGAGGATGATGCCGATGACACCGCTCGCCACTGTCCAGAGCGAGCGTCTCTCACCGCGAAGACGGAGTCCCATCGCGACCTCGACGACACCCGACGCGAGGAGATAGCCGACGACGAGCAGCGTCAACGTCAACAGTCCGAAGACCGGGTTCAGGAAGACGGCGAGACCGGCGAGCAGGGTGACCGCACCGACCGCGATCTGCCAGACGAACCCGCGCCATCCGGTGGCTCTGAACGCACCGATCGCCTGCGTCACACCGCCAACGATGAGGAGCACCCCGACGAGAGTCGCGATCGACAGCCCGGTCAGGAAGGGCGCGAGCGTCGCGACCAGTCCGAGGAGCGCGACGACGACGCCAGCGGCGAGAAGCGGCCGCCAGTTCGACTGAAGACTGCTCCCGAGTGGTTCGTCCGCTGCACCGGCCGATGGATTGCTTGTACTGGACATAGCTAGCGTATCTGTTGGTCGGCAGTGAGATTAAGCAGTCTCGCCGATTCGTCCGAGAGTCTCGGAATCGGGACGGTCGAGTTGAGAGGCGGTCGACACGCCGTTACTCACCGGGGGTCTCCCACTACTATCAAGTCGGTAGCCAGCGTAGGTGGTTCGGGCGATTACCACCTGCTACGGACGGAGAGCGGGGGCGAACAGAGCCGATAACCGCGAGACGTATGACATCCATGCAGCCATCCGGAGACCGGACCTACTACTTCATCAGCGACTTGCATATCGGGGGCGACGAGCAGTTGCAGAACGTCGAGTTCGAGGACGAACTGCTGGCGTTCCTCCGTGACCTCGAACAGACCGACGAGGACGCCGAACTCGTCGTCAACGGCGACGCCTTCGGTCTGTGGGAGTTCACCGAACTCGAAGGACTGGAGAAGCTGGACGCGCTCGTCGACCGGTATCCGCGACTCTTCGAGCAGTTGCGGAAGACCGGCCAACGGATACCGATCACGTTCATCCCCGGTAACCACGACTACGAACTCGCGTGTTATCCGGAGTACGTCGACCGGTTGGCCGAGTACAACGTCGT contains these protein-coding regions:
- a CDS encoding universal stress protein, coding for MKELERDLGLPAVLAISIGAMIGSGIFILPALALEIAGPAVILAYALAGLLVVPAALSKSEMATAMPEAGGTYIYIERGMGPLLGTIAGIGTWFSLSFKGALALVGGVPYLLLLFDLPLKPVALGLAGLLILINLVGAKQTGRLQVAIVVVMLAALGWFAAGSAPSVQSANYVGFFDSGLEGILAATGLVFVSYAGVTKVASVAEEVEDPGRNIPLGILGSLAFTTVLYVAIVAVLVGVTDPGSVAGSLTPVAVAAEATLGQFGVVAVIAAAILALISTANAGILSSSRYPFAMSRDRLAPPSLSKVSERFGTPVTSITLTGAVLLLFIAFVPILDIAKLASAFQILVFALINVAVIAFREGSAEYEPEFTSPLYPWIQIFGLVTGGLLLTQMGTVALVGAAAIIVGGVAWFFFYVRPRVDREGVATDAVRRRVGRDLLSETESAMNDSRREVLVALTKNLDADRERSLVSIAADLVRPDDGRVVVVRFEEVPDQAPLTDDLTVQSPSDRSFETRMASLSEELDVDVEADEIVSHDTKHAVVNFAENRGVDTIIAEHEPLRLRSRLLGDPIDWVVRHASCDVLLVDNLGYDLPARIALSSDGGPYPPLAVNVAEAIAKADGSKLSLWYPENSTESDQYKRTIDEYQSELSALLSVPVRSELFRADGGQPSTPDVVVRPGSDERLRNVLFDDGPVFPSPGCTTITVYQHESSRPRLGRRLLERVTF
- a CDS encoding sodium:calcium antiporter, yielding MVLGGLFPDTPVVNVLVILVATGFIWFGSSWLEESAERLSGYYGLPAVVQGSIVVAVGSSFPELASVVFTALAGTFDMGVGAIVGSAIFNILVIPALSGIVSDGNLETNRTIVYKEAQFYMIAVSTVVVTFALAVIYLPVPGGPVLTGQVTRPLAMLPLLLYGLYLFIQWQDVNDHDGETVTDGVSIFREWGKLAVSLLVILVAVEQLVGGVESLGTTFGIPEFLAGVTIIAAATSLPDTLVSVRTAKANKGVTSLGNVLGSNTFDLLVAIPIGVLIVGSVTIDFAVAVPMLGVLTLATVLLFSFLRTDLSVTSLEAYTLLVAYLLFVAWVVAESLGITSVIRVA
- a CDS encoding HdeD family acid-resistance protein, giving the protein MSSTSNPSAGAADEPLGSSLQSNWRPLLAAGVVVALLGLVATLAPFLTGLSIATLVGVLLIVGGVTQAIGAFRATGWRGFVWQIAVGAVTLLAGLAVFLNPVFGLLTLTLLVVGYLLASGVVEVAMGLRLRGERRSLWTVASGVIGIILALLLWAGFPSTALWAVGVMFGVNLLVTGLSMVGIALGARSLSEPVDTGVTPGVGGV
- a CDS encoding Lrp/AsnC family transcriptional regulator, producing MKEGELDSVDRHILYYLQQDARGTSSTDIAEQLGLSSSTVRTRLNKLEESGVIRGYHIDIDYDLAGYPLYTKIICTAAVPERDTLADEARHIQGVTAVREIMTGERNVYVNAIGRDHDDLNRISKELDGLGLTIVDEQLIRDEYVCPYHGFLEEADESGLGDDDAEK